A genomic window from Paenibacillus sp. FSL K6-0276 includes:
- a CDS encoding LacI family DNA-binding transcriptional regulator, which produces MNIKMIAEMAGVSVSTVSKIMNNYSDVSEKTKQRVLEIIEQTGYSPSNSAKTLATKKSNLIGVIFAGELNVEFTHPFFVEVLNSFKKQMGVLGYDLIFFSNEKFISSGDYFARSVHFNVDGCVIISGQKMEPTIRDLDMSSIPCIGVDLELKGKKSGFVMSDNFQVSSKVVEHFYLLGYRELGFIGSTADSDISNLRESGYVKAIESFGLTLNRQWFVHGDDFFEPSGYAAMQQLIQTGNLPKAIFAASDMLALGAIRALKEHGLRVPEDIAIIGCDDIEACKYTSPKLSTIRQNKERLGILAARMLYDLIHNQSGGGSFVVEPVLVVRESCGSLLNA; this is translated from the coding sequence ATGAATATCAAAATGATTGCCGAAATGGCAGGCGTTTCTGTCTCGACCGTTTCGAAAATTATGAACAATTACAGCGATGTTTCCGAAAAGACCAAGCAAAGGGTTTTGGAGATCATCGAACAAACCGGATATTCACCTTCCAACTCCGCCAAGACACTCGCAACTAAGAAGTCGAATCTGATCGGGGTTATTTTCGCTGGCGAGCTTAATGTCGAATTTACGCATCCCTTTTTCGTAGAAGTGCTAAATTCCTTTAAGAAGCAGATGGGAGTTCTGGGCTACGATCTCATTTTCTTTTCCAACGAGAAATTTATCAGTAGCGGTGATTACTTCGCCCGATCTGTTCATTTTAATGTGGATGGATGTGTCATTATTTCTGGACAAAAGATGGAGCCTACCATCCGCGATCTGGATATGAGCAGCATCCCTTGTATTGGGGTAGATCTCGAGCTAAAGGGGAAAAAATCCGGTTTTGTGATGTCGGATAACTTTCAGGTTTCATCCAAGGTTGTGGAGCATTTTTATCTACTCGGCTATAGAGAGCTTGGATTCATTGGAAGTACCGCTGATTCGGATATCTCCAACCTGCGGGAATCAGGATATGTCAAAGCCATTGAAAGCTTCGGCCTCACTTTAAACCGTCAGTGGTTTGTTCATGGCGATGATTTCTTTGAGCCTAGCGGCTATGCAGCCATGCAGCAATTAATTCAGACCGGAAATTTACCAAAAGCCATTTTTGCGGCTTCTGATATGCTGGCTCTTGGAGCGATCCGGGCTTTGAAAGAACACGGTCTCCGTGTTCCTGAAGATATTGCCATTATCGGGTGTGACGACATTGAAGCCTGCAAATATACCAGTCCAAAACTGTCGACCATCCGCCAGAACAAAGAACGTCTTGGTATCCTCGCTGCCCGTATGCTCTATGATTTGATTCACAATCAGTCAGGTGGCGGTTCATTCGTGGTAGAGCCCGTACTTGTTGTACGTGAATCCTGTGGAAGTCTATTGAACGCTTAA
- a CDS encoding glycosyl hydrolase: MLPGIGHAFSGEVPLGAGSYSTVLPPGAVDVQSQIYKTSNVTGKMPTNDWWSSLAWTQYSNAQFPHPLALKNQSDGMRIYYPGNRITANEAAIAGWMNDIHDFTVGHSASATFPDAKVDGFNDWFVKAIYQNGSSSMTATYGHGSPFIYYTYGGGNPVLKFYTPPTIWSGTATSPVLGITMEGAHYALFGPTGSTWSGIGTTALTNNLNGKNYFSIAVLPDNTVATLNKFKQYAYSHVTDSKINYSYNAASSEVSTTFTYTTTAKEGSQNGTIYALYPHQWKNTTQTLLPYTYNSVRGTMKTGEGTSFTTNMKFTGVLPSLPDKGSYNKTTLGSYVNEEEALTYTGGTDTYILGKRLGKLAVLAPIADQVGDTTAANQFRGEIKSRLQDWLKASNSSGNLKSENLFYYNNNWGTLIGYPASFGSADELNDHHFHYGYFIKAAAEVARTDKTWAANNAPMVNLLIRDIANWDRSDTMFPFLRNFDPYAGHSWASGHAKFDDGNNNESSSEAMNAWTGLILWGEATDNTTIRDLGIYLYTTEMNAINDYWFDVQDNTHPVSYTPSVVTMIWGGKGANGTWFTANPEQVHGINWLPITGGSLYLTHYPSYTNKNYNAMLAENGGSNWDMWRDLIWMYRAISNPADAKAQFSSGIGSMVTGAPEGSGGTEGGNSKANTYHWIYNLDAMGNADGAITANSPTAAVFNKGGVKTYVAYNYTNAEKTVTFSDGTSVTVPANSFNTGNGGGGDTSPPTAPANLASTSKTSSSVSLSWSASTDNVGVTGYTIYYSGGSLPVNGTTATVSGLSSNTAYTFTVKAKDAAGNESSASNAVTVTTDSSGGGGGVITTPDYSVLVTKTGTTAAKISFTPTTSALYVDVHYTINNGQQLNLRMTLNGAAWEYTVNGISSGQSLKYWFTYEKSGPQYDSPQYTFTME, from the coding sequence ATGCTGCCGGGCATAGGCCATGCTTTTTCCGGTGAGGTACCACTAGGCGCAGGAAGTTATTCGACGGTGCTACCACCGGGTGCTGTGGATGTACAATCTCAGATCTACAAGACTAGTAATGTAACTGGGAAAATGCCGACGAATGACTGGTGGAGCAGCCTTGCTTGGACGCAGTATTCCAATGCACAATTCCCGCATCCACTGGCACTCAAGAATCAAAGTGATGGAATGCGGATTTATTATCCCGGTAATCGGATTACTGCGAATGAAGCCGCTATTGCTGGTTGGATGAATGACATTCATGATTTTACCGTAGGCCATTCTGCTTCAGCAACGTTTCCCGATGCCAAAGTAGATGGTTTTAATGACTGGTTTGTGAAAGCGATTTATCAAAATGGTTCAAGCTCCATGACAGCAACTTACGGCCATGGTTCGCCATTTATTTACTACACTTATGGAGGCGGAAATCCCGTCCTGAAGTTTTACACTCCACCAACTATATGGTCCGGAACCGCGACTAGCCCGGTACTAGGAATTACAATGGAAGGTGCACATTATGCACTGTTCGGTCCGACAGGTAGCACCTGGTCCGGAATCGGGACGACTGCTTTGACGAACAATCTGAATGGAAAAAACTATTTTTCGATAGCGGTGCTCCCCGATAATACGGTGGCAACGCTAAATAAATTCAAGCAGTACGCATACTCCCACGTTACCGACTCTAAGATCAATTACTCCTATAACGCTGCGAGCAGCGAGGTATCCACTACCTTTACTTACACCACAACAGCCAAGGAAGGCAGCCAAAACGGCACTATTTACGCCCTCTATCCACACCAATGGAAGAATACGACACAAACTTTACTACCCTACACTTATAACTCCGTACGTGGCACGATGAAGACTGGGGAAGGCACTTCTTTTACTACTAATATGAAGTTTACAGGTGTATTGCCCTCTCTTCCTGATAAAGGAAGCTACAACAAAACAACGCTAGGTAGTTATGTGAATGAAGAGGAAGCCTTAACTTACACCGGTGGCACTGACACCTATATCTTAGGCAAAAGATTGGGCAAGTTAGCGGTCCTGGCACCCATAGCAGATCAGGTAGGAGATACCACTGCAGCGAACCAGTTCCGGGGTGAAATCAAGAGCCGATTACAAGATTGGCTAAAGGCGAGCAATAGCAGCGGAAATCTGAAAAGTGAGAATCTTTTTTATTACAACAATAATTGGGGCACCTTGATTGGCTATCCGGCCAGTTTCGGAAGTGCGGATGAGCTGAATGATCATCATTTCCATTACGGTTATTTCATCAAAGCAGCCGCAGAGGTGGCACGTACCGATAAGACTTGGGCGGCCAACAATGCGCCAATGGTGAACCTGCTGATCCGCGACATCGCAAATTGGGATCGCAGTGATACGATGTTCCCATTTCTGCGTAACTTTGATCCGTATGCAGGACATTCCTGGGCTTCGGGTCATGCCAAATTTGATGATGGCAACAATAACGAGTCTTCATCTGAAGCGATGAATGCTTGGACAGGATTGATTTTATGGGGGGAAGCTACAGATAATACAACCATTCGTGACCTCGGCATCTATCTTTACACTACAGAAATGAATGCAATTAACGATTATTGGTTTGACGTTCAGGACAATACTCATCCGGTTTCTTACACACCTTCAGTTGTAACGATGATTTGGGGCGGCAAAGGTGCTAACGGAACATGGTTCACCGCTAATCCAGAGCAGGTGCACGGTATTAACTGGTTGCCGATTACAGGTGGATCACTATATCTGACTCATTATCCAAGCTATACTAACAAAAATTACAATGCCATGCTTGCGGAGAATGGCGGCAGTAACTGGGATATGTGGAGAGATCTGATCTGGATGTACAGGGCAATATCAAATCCAGCGGATGCTAAGGCTCAGTTCAGTTCAGGAATCGGCTCGATGGTTACCGGAGCCCCTGAAGGATCAGGGGGAACAGAGGGGGGCAACTCCAAAGCGAATACGTATCACTGGATTTACAATCTGGATGCGATGGGGAATGCGGATGGGGCGATAACAGCTAACTCCCCAACAGCAGCGGTGTTTAACAAAGGTGGAGTGAAGACCTACGTTGCATACAACTATACCAATGCTGAGAAGACAGTTACTTTCTCTGACGGTACAAGTGTTACAGTTCCAGCCAACAGCTTCAACACTGGGAACGGTGGCGGAGGTGATACGTCGCCTCCTACAGCTCCAGCGAATCTTGCTTCTACCAGCAAGACATCTAGTAGCGTATCTCTGTCCTGGTCAGCTTCCACCGATAATGTGGGTGTGACAGGTTATACCATCTATTACAGCGGGGGTTCTCTTCCTGTGAATGGAACCACAGCGACGGTAAGTGGTTTATCATCAAATACAGCTTACACCTTTACAGTAAAAGCCAAAGACGCGGCGGGTAATGAGTCTAGTGCTAGTAATGCCGTAACTGTGACAACAGACAGCAGTGGCGGAGGTGGCGGGGTGATCACTACGCCAGATTATAGTGTGCTGGTTACGAAGACGGGGACGACTGCTGCCAAAATTTCTTTTACCCCAACTACTTCCGCGCTCTATGTGGATGTTCACTATACAATTAATAACGGCCAGCAGCTTAACTTGCGCATGACGTTGAATGGAGCAGCCTGGGAATACACGGTTAATGGAATTAGCTCCGGTCAGAGCTTGAAGTATTGGTTCACCTACGAGAAATCCGGTCCGCAGTACGATTCACCTCAATATACATTTACGATGGAATAA
- a CDS encoding ketoacyl-ACP synthase III — protein MAGAKITAIGTYVPERRLTNADLEQMVDTNNEWIVQRTGIRERRISRQDEYTSDLCVAAVQDLMKRYGKIVQDVDMVLVATSTPDFSFPSVASLIQNRLNIPQTAGAMDLSAACAGFVYALHTAHSYVASGMHRKVLVIGADTISKITDYTDRSTCILFGDGAGAVLVEIDEQSTGFLGFHLASDGGGAHHVYRTGLAHTVNNIELVDTQMLVQNGREVFRWAVRTVPQGVQQLLEKAKVSLEQVDWFIPHSANMRMIEPICERMNYPMEQVLYSLVNFGNTSAATIPLALDLGIREGKVQNGQKILMYGFGAGLTQAGQLVELNLDEQVGNPTPY, from the coding sequence ATGGCAGGTGCAAAAATTACAGCTATCGGAACTTATGTCCCGGAAAGAAGACTGACTAATGCTGATCTAGAGCAGATGGTGGATACTAATAATGAGTGGATTGTTCAGCGGACTGGAATTCGTGAACGCAGAATTAGTCGACAGGATGAATACACGAGTGATTTATGTGTAGCCGCAGTGCAGGATCTAATGAAACGTTATGGAAAAATCGTTCAGGATGTGGATATGGTCCTAGTAGCTACTAGTACACCTGATTTTTCATTTCCCTCTGTAGCTTCTTTGATTCAAAATCGCTTAAATATTCCGCAGACAGCTGGAGCTATGGATTTGAGTGCAGCGTGCGCGGGTTTTGTATATGCACTTCATACGGCTCATAGCTATGTTGCATCAGGGATGCACCGTAAGGTTCTGGTTATTGGTGCGGATACGATCTCCAAGATTACAGATTACACCGATCGCAGTACATGTATCCTTTTTGGGGATGGAGCCGGAGCAGTGCTTGTGGAGATTGATGAGCAATCGACGGGATTTTTGGGCTTTCATCTAGCTAGTGATGGCGGTGGGGCGCATCATGTGTATCGCACAGGTCTAGCCCACACTGTAAACAATATTGAATTAGTAGATACTCAAATGCTGGTACAGAATGGTCGCGAGGTATTTCGCTGGGCAGTCAGAACGGTTCCTCAAGGTGTACAGCAGCTGCTTGAAAAAGCGAAAGTGAGTCTGGAGCAAGTAGACTGGTTTATTCCGCACAGCGCGAATATGCGGATGATTGAGCCGATTTGCGAACGAATGAACTATCCGATGGAGCAAGTGCTGTACAGTCTTGTGAATTTTGGGAACACTTCTGCTGCCACAATTCCCTTAGCCCTTGATTTGGGGATTCGCGAGGGCAAAGTACAGAATGGGCAAAAGATTCTGATGTATGGCTTTGGTGCTGGCTTGACACAGGCGGGTCAACTTGTAGAGCTGAACTTAGATGAGCAGGTTGGGAATCCTACTCCTTATTAA
- a CDS encoding MATE family efflux transporter, translated as MKKERQGFGLWVLAWPIFIEVFLQTLLGTVDTLMVSRISDDAVAVVGISNQLFGALTTLFTTFAGGAGILIAQRMGSKRFGEARTIAIMGVSVSLILGIVVSIILFFYAGPIAGILNISPELLLLSNVYISYVGGGLFLVGMIASLGTAIRNTGNTRGPMYTGIIINVIHIILNYTFIFGMFGLPQLGLAGIAISSIISRLVGVIMLYTMFRGSFEIKIRLRDFRIFNGKLFKEIIKIAWPLGINSSCWVFSQLIVYSFLAALGAEALAARTYLNTLESFCFTLGYAIALAGQIQIAHLFGAGKLKEAYRSAYRTLYIGLAIVTANMLLLFLFGRNLLGYFTSDPRIIAIGISLLALNLLLQPCKMLNMAMGNSLNAIGDTRYTMYTSIVSMSIIGVGCSYWFGISLGWGLTGIYCCMIADEFVRGMLVLMRWRGRKVLRQADTLKSEENASIHRGGKRRASLTI; from the coding sequence GTGAAAAAAGAAAGACAGGGCTTTGGACTATGGGTATTGGCTTGGCCTATATTTATAGAGGTATTTCTTCAGACCCTGCTAGGTACGGTGGATACGTTGATGGTCAGCCGTATTTCTGACGATGCAGTCGCCGTAGTCGGCATTTCCAATCAATTGTTCGGTGCGTTGACCACACTCTTTACCACCTTTGCGGGCGGGGCGGGTATCCTGATCGCGCAGAGAATGGGTTCAAAGCGTTTCGGTGAAGCGCGTACGATTGCAATTATGGGCGTATCGGTTAGTCTCATACTTGGTATTGTCGTGAGTATCATACTGTTCTTCTATGCGGGTCCAATAGCGGGAATTCTAAATATATCGCCTGAGCTATTATTACTGTCCAATGTCTATATCTCGTATGTCGGCGGCGGTCTGTTTTTGGTTGGGATGATTGCTTCCCTAGGCACAGCGATCCGTAATACAGGGAATACTAGAGGACCGATGTACACAGGGATCATTATAAATGTCATCCATATTATTCTGAACTATACCTTTATATTCGGGATGTTCGGTCTGCCACAGCTAGGACTTGCAGGAATTGCGATCTCAAGTATCATCAGTAGACTGGTCGGAGTGATCATGCTGTATACCATGTTTAGAGGTTCCTTCGAGATTAAGATTAGACTTAGGGATTTCCGTATATTCAACGGTAAGCTATTCAAGGAAATTATAAAGATTGCTTGGCCACTTGGAATTAATTCTTCCTGCTGGGTGTTCTCTCAGCTGATTGTGTATTCCTTTCTAGCCGCACTGGGAGCTGAAGCGTTAGCAGCACGGACTTATCTCAATACCTTAGAGTCCTTTTGCTTCACGTTAGGGTATGCAATCGCGCTAGCCGGACAGATACAGATCGCGCATTTGTTCGGGGCAGGCAAACTGAAAGAGGCTTACCGTAGTGCATATCGCACACTGTATATCGGCTTGGCCATTGTAACAGCGAACATGTTACTGCTTTTTCTTTTCGGCAGGAATCTGTTAGGTTATTTCACTTCCGACCCGCGGATAATTGCTATCGGGATTTCCCTGTTGGCTCTAAATCTCCTGCTGCAGCCTTGCAAAATGCTGAATATGGCCATGGGTAATTCGCTGAACGCCATCGGGGATACTCGTTATACGATGTATACTTCTATCGTATCTATGTCCATCATTGGTGTAGGCTGTTCCTATTGGTTTGGAATCAGCTTAGGCTGGGGGCTTACCGGGATCTACTGCTGTATGATAGCTGATGAATTTGTGAGGGGCATGCTAGTTCTTATGCGTTGGAGGGGGAGAAAAGTTCTCCGTCAGGCGGATACTTTAAAAAGCGAAGAGAATGCCTCTATCCACAGAGGTGGCAAAAGAAGAGCCTCTCTAACCATATAA
- a CDS encoding AraC family transcriptional regulator → MNILNFTVPPMLYYIVSGLHTFSPGHYHMSRHNIRVFDLLVVKQGCLYMSEGGLTFQVRAGQALLLRPDSHHFSTDSCKEPTSYYWLHFQTVGDWNISEATTTALETENGRLEHPLHSDEFNIRTFTLRLPQYTTLLQPSKMEELLSQLNQLVPNSHLSDTPFQQQLLFQEVLQQLTASLSHERPSPSKICAEQAASYLRSHFREHITAQQLGENLNFHPVYIARCMKKEYGCAPMDYLLHYRIQQSKLLLMQTSYTIARIAEEVGFNQAPYFSSSFVRIEGTTPREFRQRFS, encoded by the coding sequence ATGAACATTTTGAATTTCACCGTCCCGCCAATGCTCTACTATATCGTTAGTGGATTGCACACCTTCTCACCAGGTCATTACCACATGAGCCGCCACAATATCAGGGTATTCGACTTGCTTGTAGTCAAGCAGGGTTGCTTATATATGAGTGAAGGAGGTCTCACCTTTCAGGTACGGGCAGGTCAGGCACTGCTTCTTCGTCCAGATAGCCATCATTTCAGTACGGACAGCTGCAAGGAACCCACCTCTTATTATTGGCTGCATTTTCAGACAGTAGGCGATTGGAATATCTCTGAGGCTACGACTACAGCACTAGAGACAGAAAACGGCAGATTGGAGCACCCACTTCATTCTGACGAATTTAATATACGCACTTTTACCTTACGCCTGCCCCAATATACCACTCTGCTACAACCATCAAAGATGGAAGAACTGCTCTCGCAGCTCAATCAACTAGTTCCTAATTCCCATTTGAGCGATACTCCATTTCAGCAGCAGTTGCTATTCCAAGAGGTTCTTCAGCAGTTAACCGCCTCCCTGAGCCATGAACGCCCCTCACCTTCCAAAATATGTGCAGAGCAAGCTGCCTCCTATTTGCGCAGCCATTTCCGTGAGCACATCACAGCACAGCAGCTAGGGGAGAACCTGAACTTTCACCCTGTATATATCGCTCGCTGCATGAAGAAGGAGTACGGCTGTGCACCAATGGATTACCTGCTGCACTACCGGATTCAGCAGAGTAAACTGTTGCTGATGCAGACCAGTTATACGATCGCCCGGATCGCCGAGGAGGTCGGCTTCAACCAGGCGCCTTACTTCAGCTCCAGCTTCGTCCGCATTGAGGGAACCACTCCGCGGGAATTCCGCCAGCGCTTCTCGTAA
- a CDS encoding cysteine desulfurase family protein: MIYLDYNATTPVDKEVAEVMIPYLYGHFGNPSSSHSLGREAKLGIEQARTQVADFLNCAPGEVLFTSGGSESNNTVIKGVAQTYRHRGNHIILSAVEHPAVIKPCQYLEQMGYTITYVPVDSYGMVHVDDVKKQLTDQTILVSIMHSNNETGTIQPIKEIAEVCHERGVLVHTDASQSAGKVVLDVADLGVDFLTLAGHKLYAPKGIGALFIRDGIHIEPLIHGAGHEQGRRAGTENTPYIIGLGKACELAADSTSRERVKQVTDYFYERLQETFGDKIHLNGHMHKRLPNTLSVSFLGAVGHEIIDSLEDVAASTGSACHSGETLISPVLRAMNVSASIGQGAVRFSVGRYTTIAEIDVVIDKLKNSGI; this comes from the coding sequence ATGATCTACTTAGATTACAACGCTACAACGCCTGTAGATAAAGAAGTAGCAGAGGTTATGATTCCTTATCTTTATGGTCATTTTGGGAATCCCTCAAGCAGTCATTCTTTGGGGCGAGAAGCTAAACTCGGAATAGAGCAGGCAAGAACACAGGTGGCTGATTTCTTGAATTGTGCGCCGGGAGAGGTGCTTTTTACAAGCGGGGGCAGCGAATCGAATAATACGGTCATTAAGGGCGTCGCCCAAACGTATCGACATAGAGGCAATCACATTATCCTGTCTGCTGTGGAGCATCCGGCGGTGATTAAACCCTGTCAGTATCTGGAGCAGATGGGCTATACGATTACTTATGTACCTGTTGACTCGTACGGAATGGTGCATGTAGACGATGTGAAAAAGCAGCTTACGGACCAAACTATACTGGTCTCCATTATGCACTCTAACAACGAAACAGGTACGATCCAGCCGATCAAGGAAATAGCCGAGGTTTGCCACGAACGGGGTGTTCTTGTTCACACCGATGCTTCACAGTCCGCTGGAAAAGTAGTGCTCGATGTGGCTGATTTAGGAGTGGATTTTCTAACGCTGGCAGGCCATAAATTATATGCGCCGAAAGGTATTGGAGCACTTTTTATCCGAGATGGCATTCACATCGAACCTTTGATTCACGGAGCGGGGCACGAGCAGGGGAGACGAGCGGGAACCGAAAACACACCCTACATTATTGGCTTAGGAAAAGCTTGTGAGCTAGCTGCGGATTCCACTTCCAGAGAACGTGTGAAGCAAGTTACAGATTATTTCTATGAAAGACTACAGGAGACTTTTGGCGACAAGATTCACCTGAACGGCCACATGCATAAGCGATTGCCTAACACTCTTAGCGTTAGTTTTCTTGGAGCAGTGGGTCATGAGATCATTGATTCACTGGAAGATGTGGCGGCCTCTACAGGATCGGCATGTCATTCTGGTGAAACGTTGATTTCGCCTGTTTTAAGGGCTATGAATGTCTCTGCGAGTATTGGGCAGGGAGCGGTTCGATTTAGTGTGGGACGGTATACGACGATTGCTGAAATTGATGTGGTTATAGATAAATTAAAGAATAGCGGCATATAA
- the mnmH gene encoding tRNA 2-selenouridine(34) synthase MnmH, with protein sequence MFQDITLEELRVLKNKKQITVIDVRSPSEYKDSTLPDSLNIPFFDDEERAEVGTLYKQTSVQAAKERGLEIAAAKLPSFVKEFAAIQGDKAVFCWRGGMRSRTTATVLSLMDIHAYRLIGGYKAYRKWVLDELETYDFKPKSFVIHGNTGTGKTNLLHRLKAQGYPVLDLEGMAGHRGSIFGEIGLHANNQKTFDSLLLEELIKIEDAPYVLFEAESKKIGKVVMPPFMAEQKETGTQIWIELPLQARVQQILEDYRPEEYKEQCISAFRRIKSRIHIPIAVEIERCLQADLFGEAVALLLEYYYDPKYDYSSNQYDEIEKVTFKVNNMDEAEIAVRSFLASRNV encoded by the coding sequence TTGTTTCAGGATATTACACTGGAAGAACTAAGAGTGTTAAAGAACAAGAAGCAGATCACGGTTATCGACGTTCGATCTCCTTCTGAATATAAAGATTCGACACTGCCGGATAGTCTGAATATTCCTTTTTTTGATGATGAAGAACGGGCTGAAGTAGGTACCTTGTATAAACAGACAAGTGTTCAGGCTGCTAAAGAACGCGGTTTGGAAATTGCTGCGGCGAAGCTACCTTCCTTTGTTAAAGAATTCGCTGCGATTCAAGGAGACAAGGCTGTGTTTTGCTGGAGGGGAGGTATGCGTAGCCGTACAACAGCGACGGTACTCTCTTTAATGGATATTCACGCTTACCGACTGATTGGCGGCTATAAAGCTTACCGTAAATGGGTACTCGACGAACTGGAAACGTATGATTTCAAACCGAAGTCTTTTGTGATTCATGGAAATACCGGTACAGGCAAAACAAACCTGCTGCACCGCCTGAAGGCACAGGGTTATCCTGTTCTAGATTTGGAAGGGATGGCTGGTCATCGCGGTTCTATCTTTGGTGAGATCGGACTTCATGCAAACAATCAGAAAACGTTCGATAGCCTTCTTTTGGAGGAGTTAATTAAGATCGAGGATGCTCCTTATGTACTTTTTGAAGCGGAGAGTAAAAAGATTGGTAAGGTAGTGATGCCCCCATTCATGGCTGAGCAAAAAGAGACCGGAACGCAGATTTGGATTGAACTACCTTTGCAAGCCAGAGTGCAGCAAATCCTTGAGGACTACCGACCGGAAGAATACAAGGAGCAGTGCATCTCAGCGTTTCGGCGTATCAAATCCCGGATTCATATCCCCATTGCGGTAGAAATCGAGCGGTGCTTGCAAGCCGATTTGTTCGGGGAGGCTGTGGCGCTGTTGTTAGAATACTACTATGATCCTAAATATGACTATTCGTCCAATCAGTATGATGAAATCGAGAAGGTTACCTTTAAGGTGAACAATATGGATGAAGCTGAGATTGCGGTGCGCTCTTTCTTAGCCAGTCGTAATGTATGA